The following nucleotide sequence is from Campylobacter coli 76339.
AAATTAGTAATTTTAAATGATAAAAATAAAGAAGAAAAATATTTAAAAAGAGCTTTATATGATGCTTTTTCACGGGATGAGAATTTCACTCTTTTAGAAAGAGAGCATGATTTTAAAGATGAGAATAAGATTATAAAAAGTGAAGATAGCTCTAGTGAAGAAATCCATAAGCTAGGTAATGTTTTGGGCGCTGATTATATTTTAGAATTTGAGATTTTAGATATTACTCAAACAAAACAAAGCAAGATAAGCTATCAAAATAATACAAAAGCAAGTATAAATATAGCCTATAAGCTTATATTTTATCCTACAAGAGAGCTTGTTTTTTCTAAAACTTTCAATACAACTTTTACCTTATCAGGCGATAGTAAAAAAGAGCAAAAAAACTGGGAAAACATTGCTCTATTTATGCAAAGAGAAATGGAAAAATCACTATTTTTTAATACTTTAGAAGAAGATAGTAAGCAAGAAGGGAAAGAAAAAACTTATAAACTTCATGAAAATGGCGGGGTTAATCTTGGCTTTTAAACTGCTTTAGGGTTTGGTTCCAAACTCTAAAGTCTTTCTTAAATTCATCAAATATTAAAGAAAATTTTTGTAAAATTAAAACTTTTCTAGCCATTAAAGCTTTCAAATCCGAATTTCGGTGCTTTGTGGTACTTACCAAATTATTAAGGAAAAAGCAATGTATGCTATTATTAAACACAGCGGAAAGCAGTATAAAGTTAGCGTTGGCGATGAGTTAAAGCTAGATCACTTTGAAGCTGAAAGCAAAGCAAGTATTGAAGTAAGCGAAGTTCTTGCTATCAATGATAAAGAATTAAAGGTAGGTGCGCCTTTCGTAGCAGGTGCAAAAGTTGTTTTGGAAGTGATTAATCACGGAAAAGATAAAAAAGTTGTGATTTATAAAAAAAGACGCAGAAAAGATTCTAAACTTAAACGCGGTTTTAGAAGACAATTCACTCGCGTTGTAGTAAAAGATATCAAAGCTTAAGGAGTAAAGAATGGCACACAAGAAAGGTCAGGGTTCAACTCAAAATAACCGCGATTCTATAGGTCGCCGCCTAGGTGTTAAAAAATTTGGTGGTGAATTTGTTAGAGCAGGAAATATCATCATTCGTCAAAGAGGAACTGCAACTCATGCAGGAAATAATGTAGGTATGGGAAAAGATCACACTATCTTTGCTTTAATTGATGGTTTTGTGAAATTTGAAAGAAAAGACAAAGACAGAAAAAAAGTTTCTGTATATCCTGCATAAGTTTTTAGGGCGTTTTTACGCCTTAGAAACTTTAAATTTATAAATTTAACTTCTTTTTATTCTAATTTAGCTTTATAAATTTAAAATCAAAGGCAATTATAATGTTTATTGATAGTGTTAAGATTACTTTAGCTTCTGGCGATGGCGGCAAGGGTGCGGTGAGTTTTCGTCGTGAAAAGCATGTTCCTCTTGGTGGGCCTGATGGTGGCGATGGAGGAAATGGTGGCGATATCATTTTTGTTTGCGATAACAATACACATACACTTGTAAATTTCAAAGGCAAAAGAGAGCTTCGTGCACAAAATGGTGCAGGTGGAATGGGACGCAACAAAAATGGAAAAAAAGGTGAAAATTTAGAACTTATTGTCCCTGAGGGAACTCAAGTTATCGATGTGCAAACCAATGAAGTTTTATTAGATCTTACAAAAGAGGGACAAAGAGAACTTTTTCTAAAAGGTGGCAAAGGAGGGCTTGGGAATACGCACTTTAAGCACGCCACTAACCAACGCCCTGATTATGCACAGCCAGGTATTAAAGGCGAAAGTCGCTTAGTAAGACTTGAGCTTAAACTTATCGCTGATGTAGGGCTTGTAGGCTTTCCAAATGTGGGAAAATCCACCCTTATAAGTGTAGTTTCAAATGCTAAGCCTGAAATCGCAAATTATGAATTTACCACGCTCACGCCAAAACTAGGGCTTGTAGATGTGGATGAGTATAATTCTTTTGTGATGGCTGATATTCCAGGGATTATCGAAGGTGCAAGTGGGGGCAAAGGCTTAGGACTTGCATTTTTAAAACATATTGAACGCACGAGTTTTTTACTTTTTGTACTAGATCCTATGAGAGAAATGCCCCTAAAAGAGCAATTTATAGTGCTAAGAAATGAGCTTGAGAAATTTTCAAATGAGCTTTTTGGGCGTGAGTTTGGCATAATGGTTTCAAAAAGTGATAGTGTGAATTTGGGTGAAGATTTTGCCGAACAGATTGCTTTAAATATAAAAGATTTAGAAGATTATCTTAAAGAAAACAATAATCCACAAAGTTTTTTAATCAAAGTATCAAGCCTTGAAAAAACAGGGCTTAAAGAGCTTAAATTTATGCTTTTAGAGGAGATTAAAAAATTAAGAGAAAAGCGTGAAAAAAGGTGATAAGATAATCACTTTTTAGATATTTGTTTAAAATTTGATTTATTCATCGCTATATCTAGCTAGTTTTTAGGTATTTACGGTAAAAATATTTTAATATAAAATCAAATTTTTAGTTTTTTAATTTCATTTTCAAGAACACTATAAGGCGTTAAGCCTATGAATTTTTCATCCATTTTACTTTCTTTAAAAAAGCTAAGTACAGGTACTCCATATATTTCTCCAACCGCACCCGAGAGATATTTGGCTGCTTTTTTTTCATAAAACAAAGCCAGATGTGATAAACCCTTTTCATCCGCCCAAGTTTTAGCGTCCTTTGCGTCTTTAGCATCACCTAAAACCACAAAAATATTAAAATCATAATTTTTAGCTAAATCTTGCAAAATAGGAATTTGTTCTTTACAAACCCCGCAATCTTTAGTGAAAAATACTAATGCAAAATTTTGTGTTTGCTTGTCTAGTTTTAAACTTTTTTCAAAACCATTATAAGAAAAATTATAAATTTTATCACTATTTAAAGCTTTGAAATTTTCTCCGCTATCGCAAGCTATAAAAAATAAAGCTACAATTAAAGCAAAGAGATAAGTTTGGATTCGAAAGTTTCCCATGGTTTTTCTCCTAAAATTCTTTCTTTTATAATCCCATCTTTAAGTATGATGGTGGTTGGAGTTGCAAATACAGCGTAGCGATCATTGGTGATTTTAAGATCATCGGTTAAAACTTTGATATTTTTAAAATTTAATTGTTCGGCCAAAACCTGAACGACTTCAACTTTATCTACGGAATTTATAGCATAAACGCTGATTTTATTTGGGTGTTCTTGCATAAATTTATCCAAAGAAGGTAGCTCTTGTAGACAAGAAGGACATCCATTTTGAAAAAAAACTAAGACTTTTATATTGCTTTTATCATCAGCTAATTTAACAGTCTTTCCTAGGGTGTCTTTAGCTGAAATTTCAGCTCCTATTTGGCCGATTTTACCTTGATCTTGATTTGTATCAAAAGAGCAGGCATTGAGCAAAAAAAGACTTATGAAAAATAAAAATACTTTTTTCATTTTAAAATTCCATGTTGCAAGATAAGGGTGCGATCTGCAAATTTTGCTAATTCGGGATTGTGCGTGATCAAGACTATGGTTTTACCCTCATTTTTTAATTTTTGCAAGGTTTCAAGAACGATTTTTTCATTGGCTTCATCCAAATTCCCTGTAGGCTCGTCAGCAAGTAAAATTTCAGGATTGTTAATCAATGCTCTTGCTATACAAACTCTTTGTTGCTCTCCACCGCTTAGTTGGCTTGGTAAATGGCTAAGGCGATGTGAAAGTCCTACTTTTTCAAGTACAGCTTTTGCATCCTCTTCATCTACGCTAGAATGGTAATATTGCGAAAGCATAACATTTTCTAAGGCGCTAAGATAAGGAATGAGATGAAATTGCTGAAAAATAAGCCCGATTTTTTCTCGGCGTAAAGTGATTTTTTGCTCTTCATTTATTTGTTCTAAATCTTCATTATCTAAAATGTATTTGCCACTGCTTGGATCATCCATAAGAGATAATATATTTAAAAGTGTTGATTTTCCGCTTCCAGAAGGACCCATGATGGCAAGCCATTCTCCTTTGTAAATATTTAAATTTATATTATCCAGTGCTTTTACTTTGCCAAATTCTTTGCATAAATTTTTAATTTGTATAAGTTCTTTCATTGTTCACCTTTCAAATTTTCACAGACATTGATTTTTAATGCTTTTTTTATAGGAAAAAAGGCAGCTAAAAAAGCAAAAAATAAAGAAATAATTAAAGCTATAAATATAGCCTTAAATCTAAAATCTATACTTGCATTAAAAATTAAATATCCAAATATATTTGCTAAAAATATCCCACAAAAAGCTCCTATAATGCTAGCAAAAAGACTAATGATAAAATATTCACAAGCAAAAAGCTTGAAAATTTCACTTTTTTTAGCGCCCAAGGCCAAACGCAAGGCAATTTCTTTTTTACGCGAAAATATAATCGAGCTTAGAGTGGTATTTACGCTTGTTGTGACTATGATTAAGACAACAAGTATGATTAAAAACATTAAAGCTTTTATTTTATCTAAAACTAGACCTTCGCTTAAGGATACTGATGAAATAGGTTTTGCATTAATGTTTTCATTGCTAATATTTTTTGTTTTTGTATTTATCTCATCAAAATTTCCATAAACAACTGCATTAGCATACTGAATGCCAAAAGTGTCACTTAAATTTTGTACTACGCTTAAAGGTGCCAAAACTATGCTGTCTAATTCATCATTGCTTAAGAGTATACCTTTTATCGTAAGCTTGGTAGTTTTGCCATTTTCTGGGTTGTAAATTTGAAGCTCATTGCCTACTTTAAGTCCTAGTTGTTTGGATAAATTAATACCCAAAAAAGCTGAATTTTCATCAAAATCACTTAGAGAAAAGCTCCCTTCTTTAACTTCGATAAAAGGCTTAGTTATCTTTAAGGCTCTAAAATCTGTGCCCAAAACTACTCCACTAGTGCTACCTAAATTTAAAAATGTATACAAAAAAGGAGTTAAGGCTCTGGCTTTTAAATTCTTTTTTGCTTCTTCATAGTCTTGATTTAAGATAAGTTCTTTGTCATTTTTGGGTTCGATGATAACATTTGCTCCATAGGCTTTTAATTCTTTAGAAAGTTTTGTATCAATATCAAAATAAATATTTAAAAAAGCCGAGCAAGTTAGTGCTCCTATAAAAACACTTAAGACAATAATAAAAAGTCTTTGATAAGAAAAAGCAATGCTTTTAAAAAGCTCATTTAAAAAAAACTTATCTACCATAAAGAACTCCTGCGGGAGAAAGATTTGCGATATTTTTTATAGGAAGTAAGCATCCAAGCATGGCTATTAAACCTGCAAATACAAGACTTAAAGGTAAAGCTATAAAAGCAATGTCTATAAAGTATCCAAAAATTCCAAGACTGATAAGTTCTGAAAGTCCTATGCCAAAAATAAATCCAAATATAGCAGAAGCTAAAGCTATGATCAAATTTTCACCTGCAAAAAGTAAGTAAATTTGAAATGTATTTGCTCCAAGTACTTTCAAAAGTCCTATTTCTTTTTTTCTACGATGAATTTCAGAACTCATTAAACTTGATATAGCAATACTTGCAACAATAAGACAAATAATACAAGTAATAGCCATCAAAGACTGAATTTTTTTAACAACCAAGCTTTGTGCATCACTTATGGCATTGAGTGCTTTTGCATCCGCTCCTGGCAAGCCATCGCTAATTTGACTAGCAATTGATCCTACATAAGCTGAGCAATACCATTTATCATATTCTATTTGATCGAGTTTTTCCTCGCCCATTCGGCGTACCTTTTCAGAAAGGGCTGATTCAGGTATAGTAAAAGCTCTTACTTCAGCACTTGCATACAAGCCTTTTTTTTCTAATAATTCTTGAGCTAAATTTAAAGGAGCGATGATTTTGTTTGACATTTTAGGATTGGCGTGGAGTAAAATTCCTACGACTTTTACTTCTTTTGAAATTTTATTCTCTCCTATGAGTTTTATTGTATCATTGATTTTAAGATCGTTATTTTTAGCAAAATCTTCACCTAGCATGATTTCATTGCTATCATCTTTGGCCCATTCTCCTTGTACTTTTAAATAAGGATAAAGACTTTTAATACCTGTGATAAAATCGTCATCATCTTTTATCTCAATCGCTTTTTGAAAATAAGTACCATAAAGGAGTGCTTTTTTTGAAGAATCATTGCTTTTTATTTCTACTTTTCCTTCTAAAAAAGGAGCAAAGGCTGTGATATTGTTTCGCCAATAAATGTCTTTTAGCATATATAAATTTTTTTCTTCTAAATAGTTTTTATTTTTTAAAGGTTCGTAAAGCTCATTGCCTATTTCTATGCTAAGACTTGAGCCTTTAGGTAAAACCAGTATATTAGATCCATAACTTTTAAGTTGCTTAGTTACTTCATCGCCTATACTTAGAGTGATATTTAACATTGTACATAGCAAAAGCGTAGCCAAAAAACAAGTAAGAAAAGCTAGAAATTTTTGAATTTTATTTCTAAAGATAGAATGGGTTATCATTTTAACTAGCATTATTTCTCCTTTGGATTAAAAATAAAGCTTCTGTATCTTCTACATATTTCATAGGATCTTTCTTAAATTCCTCATAGTTTTTTTCATTTGAAAAATAATAAGTTATACCTTTATAGCTGTAAGAAAAAGGTGCTTGAGTGTTAATGATCTTATCTTTTGAAACAGGATCTTGCACTTGTATATCTTTGATTTGACTAAAATAATTAGATCCTGCCACAACATCTTTAACATCTATGGTGATTTTTTCACCATCATAATCATATTTTAATGGGATAGGATTGCAACCCCCTGTTTTTCCTACACTCGGTAGAAAAATTCGTACATTGCACGAAATGCAAATCAACTCCCCTTCTTTTTTAATATAGCCCATATCCCCACAAATAGCACAAGCATCAAAAACAGCTACAGGAGAATCCCTATCTTCTCTTTTATTGATGAGGAAAAATCTTATCACCTTGCCTTGCTCGCTTATATAAGCAAAACGATGAAGTTTGTTATCTCTTAAAAGGGCTACATCAAAGATAAATTTGCCGTTTTTATCAGGCAAAAGCTCTGTAGGCTCATCTATGCTTAAGGGTTTAGAGCTTACCATAAAAAAGTACAAGATGATACAAAAACTTAAAATACAAGAGATAAAAACACTAGAAAAATAGCGATTCACAAGAGTATTTTTTGCTTCATTTTTGCGATAAGCAATATCTAAAATTTGGTTTTTTACAATATTTTTTTTGCGAATTTTTAAGCTTAAAAATCCTAAAAAAATGATGAAAAATAAATAAACATAAATTCCAAAAACACCAAAATAATTACTTTTTCCAACAAAACTTACTAAAAAAGTATGAGTTTCTATGAAAGAATTTCTCATCAGTGTGAGCAATATATTTGCTAAAACCTTATCTCCTTCTATAAAAATAAGGATTAAAAAAAGTGTGAAACTTGCTTTTTTGTTAATATTCTTTTGCCACTTTAAAAAGAAGAAAATTAAAATACAAATTAATAAAGCTAAAGCAATAAAACCCAAAGAAGAAATGGCTTCGCTATCGATTAAAACACCATTAAATATAGGAAAATCTTGAGTTAAATTATAATAATGCAAAGCTATGCAAAAACTCAAAATCCCTAGTAAAATAAAACTCAAAATTTCTATTTTTTGCCAAAAATAAAGCACAAAACTCAAAACTAAACAGACTATAAAAATAAAATTGAAATTAAATATCAAATTCTCAGTTTTTAGAAATTGTGCTGCAATAAAAAAAGCAAAATATCCAAACAAAAAGCCTAAAAAAACAGCTAAAAAGCTTTTAAAAATATATTTTTTATTGGGTGTGATAAAAGCCATTAAAATACTTAAGGGCAAGATGCTAGAAAGAAAATGCACAAAATATATACTCATAATTTACTCTTTAAACATTGTTATTTTGATTTTGAAATAAAAATAAAAATATTTAAACACTCGGAAAATCCGAGTGTAAAATCATTTTGGTGTACCTGTGTATTTGAATTTATAATCAACTTTAAAAGGCTCAAACCATTTACCTACACCTGTTTCTTCATCGACATGGCGTCCAAATCCTTGTTTTTCTGGATTTGAAATATAAAAAGTAAGTTCATAATTGCCTACGCCAAATCCGCCTTTTTTATCCTTTTCCATAGCAATGTTTGCACCATAATGAGGGCCATCATCTGCTACCATAGGCATTAAAGTTCCGCGTTTAATAGCACCTGTGTCTGTATTTTTAAGCTCATAAGCTATGGTTAAATAAGGCATCCAAAAGCCTTCTGGAAAACCGTTTGGATTGTTTTTGAGAGCATGAATGTCTGCTTCTAGGTGAATATCTGCTAAGGACGCAGCCAAATCAATACCCCTTGGTTCCATTTCGATAGGCTGAAGATAAACAGCAGCTATTTCCATGCCGTTTAACTCTTTAGGATCACCGATTGGAACTTCGCCTGCAAATAAATTAGTACTGATAGCTGCAGCTGCAGCAACTACTGATAAAAATTTTTTTATCATGATTTTACTCCTTTTTTTGAAATTTGTTTTGTTAATAAAATGCCAATAATTAGCAAGATTAAAACTATAAATTGAGGGATTAAAGTCTCATAATAAGGATAAATTCCAAGCCATAAAATAGGTTCAAAATTTATAGAGATAAGACTAGGAACGATAAGTTTTCCTTCTATGAGTTCGGCTATGCCTTTGCCTGTAAAGACAAAAATCATATAAAAAATAATATAAGAGCATATATAGAAAAATTGTTTTATAGGGATGCGAATTGCACCTGCTTTTAAAAGAAAATACAAGACAATAAGCACGAAAATTCCAAGCCCAAGCCCACCAAAAATAGCACTTAAATCAGTACTGGTTTTAGCATCAAAAAATAAAGCTTGATAAAAAAGCACGGTTTCAGCACCCTCTCTGTAAACTGCTAAAAAAACTGTAAACCAAAGGGTTTTTGCACTATTGTTTGAAATAGCGTCAATGGCACCTTGTTTGATAAAGCTCACCCATTTTTTATTTTGAGCATTTGAAAGCAGCCAAAAGCCTACATAAAAGAGTAAAAACACAGCTATAAGCATGGTAATACCTTCTATAAGCTCTCTACTTTGTCCCGCATTTTCTTTAAAAAGCCAAGAAACCCCAAAAGCGGTGATGAAGCTTAATATAATACCTGTAAATAAGGCGCTATAAGCGATATTAAGGCGATTTTTATTGCCACTTTGTACAAGATAAGAAACTATAGCTACAACTATAATCAAAGCCTCTAAGCCTTCACGCAAGATAATACCCAAGGCCCATATAAAAAGTGAATAAGGTGAAGAATCTTGAATTTTATCCACGCTATTTACAATCAGTTGTTTTAAGTCATTAAAAGTAGCTTCAAGCTCTTTTTTATCCGCGCTTGCTTTGATAAGAGCTACACTTTTGGAAAATAAACTTTCAATTTTAAGTTTTAAAGCGCTATCTACAGCACCGATTTTATTTTCCATCCCGCTAGCTTCAAAAATATCTAAATAAATTGCTTGTAAATCATCCGCTATAGAAGCGCTAAAGCCCTCGTAATTTTTTAAAATTTCATCTAAGGCAAGTTTGATATCATCGGAAACTTTGGCGTAATCTTTGCCTTTTGTTTCATCATTAAATCCTTCGATTTTTAAATTTGAAAGCTCTGAATTTGGAATTTGTAAAAAGATATCAAAAAGCTGTTCTTCTATCGAATCTAAATCATTTCTCAGGTTTTTTTCATCAATATTTGCGTTGTTGATTTGGCGTATGAGAGTTCGTATGGCTTGTTGGATTTTTTGATCATTACCTGCTTTGGTGAATTTGTTGATTAAAACTTCAACTTTGGTATTGCGATAATCATTAAACAAAGCATCATTTAAAAAATCTTTACTTGCTTGATAATCTTTGTTTTTAAAGGCATTAGCTGCTTGAGAGAATTTAGTAGATATATTATCTAATATAAATTGTAATCTTGCATCCATAGCTGCAGCTGCTTGCAAATCACTACTTACGCTATCATCTATAGTTTCGTTTTGAGTATCAAAAGAGGAGGAATTGGTTTTTGCTAAATCATTCTTATCAATACCCATCATTTGAGCAATCAAAGCTTCCGCTTCTGCTTCACGCTTGGCATTGGCTTGTATGCTTGATTTTTCAGCTGCTGCTTTATCGTAATTTGTATCACTTGCTTCTGCTTTTAAGCGATAGCCATTTTGCAAAATCGGTGCAACTTCATCTAAATCATAATAAAGACTTTCAATTAAAGCATCAATTTGTTCTATAGGCGCTTTATCTTTATACAAGCGACGTAAATTTGTAAATTTTCTTTCCATAGTGATGGCTTTTTTGCCTATATTTCGTCCAATAGGGCCTTCCATATTTTCAAAGTGTTGAAAATAAGCGTCTTCGCTAAGCTTCTTAGCATTTAGATTATCACCTTTTTTATAGCTTTTTATACTCTCTTCTAATATATTTTTAATGGTATTGGCTTCTGCTATATAATCATCAACTCTAGCAAAAGCAGAATTTGCTAGAAAGAACATAGAGAGAAAAAACAAGATTTTAAAAAATTTCATTCATTTCCTTAAAAAATATAAAAAATAATATTTATTATCAATATTAATAGAAGTATAATACGAATTATATTAAATAAAAATAAAAATTATTTTTTGTTAAATTGAAAGGGTTAAGTGTTTAAAGTTTTTTCCGATAATACTTAAGTCTTCATACATAATTATACTTAGGAGGGTGTTATGATTTCAGACGCAACTATGAGTAATGCTAATTTATTGACAGCGGTTAATACTTCAGTATTGAAAAAATCAATGGATACAAATGAAGTATTGATGAATGAGCTTATCAAAGGTATGGAGAGTGCATCAGGGGCTTCTGCTCCGCAAACTTCTAGCTCTAGCGGTTTAGATATTTACGCTTAAGTGTCTTAAATTAGGGTGTATTTTACACCCTAGATAAGGGATATATCTTGCTAAAATAATTATTTTTTTAATATTTTTGGTTATAATTATTCTTTCTAGTATATTGAAATTTATAATCAAGGGGTGTGAATGCAAGCTGTCAAGAAAATAATTTTAAGTGAAACTTTCCCAGGTATTTTACTCATATTTTTTACTCTTTTGGCATTGCTTTTTAAAAATTCTCCTTTAAGTATTATTTATACAGATTTTTTCCATGCTAACTTTACTATAGGGTTTGATCATTTTCAGATTTCTAAATCTTTAGATTTATGGATAAATGATGGTTTGATTGCTATTTTTTTCCTTTGTATCGGACTTGAGCTAAAATATGAAATTTTACGCGGACAACTTAAAAATATAAGATCAGTTTCTTTGCCTATATTTGGAGCTTTAGGAGGGATGATTGTCCCTGCTTTGATTTTTTCGGGCATTAATTATTCTCATGAATTTGCTATGAAAGGTTGGGCTATTCCCACAGCTACAGATATAGCATTTGCAGTAGGTATTTTAATGCTTTTAGGAAACAAAATTCCTTCTAGTCTTAAGTTGTTTTTGCTTTCTTTGGCTATTTTTGATGACTTAGGGGCTATTGTTATCATTGCCTTGTTTTATACAGATCAATTATCTACTTTGGCAATTATTATATGTCTTTTGTGTATTTTTATTTTATTTGTTTTAAACTATTTTCATATTACTCACTTACCTCTTTATGTTTTAGTTGGCGTGATTTTATGGATAGCCATGTTAAAAAGTGGCGTTCATGCGACTTTAGCAGGTGTGATTATAGCTTTATTTATTCCTCTTGATACTAAAAATAAAAAACCCTATCTTCATGAAGTACACAAGGACTTAAATCCTTGGGTGGTGTATTTTATTTTACCTTTGTTCGCTTTTGCAAACGCGGGTGTTGATTTAAGAGGGATGCATTTTGATTCTATTATTTCACCTGTAAGCATGGGAATTATGTTAGGTCTATTTTTAGGAAAACAATTAGGAGTTTTTGGATTTTGCTATTTGGCTATAAAATTAAAACTTGCAAAACTACCTGAGAATATTAAATATAAAAAATTCTATGGAATTTGTATTTTAACAGGTATTGGTTTTACTATGAGTTTGTTTATCGATGGCTTGGCATATAAAAACAGTGATATTTTTGAACATGCAGATAAGCTAGCTATTTTGATAGCAAGTTTTTTAAGTGCTGTTGTTGGATTTGTATATCTTAAAATTGTTAAATGAATAAGGTTTTATTAAAATTAAAAGCTTTAGTATTAAATGAGGCTTTTGGTGGATTTTTACTCATCATTTGCACTATACTTGCTCTACTTGTGCAAAATGGCTCTTTTAGCGAATATTATCGCGAACTTCTTAATTTAGAAGTCGGAGTTAGTATAGGTGAGTTTGAACTTAATAAACCTTTTTTGCTTTGGATTAATGACGGTCTTATATCAATCTTTTTCTTTGCTATAGGACTTGAGCTTAAAAAAGAATTTCTACACGGAGAATTTAGAAACCCTAAAAATATAGTTTTACCTTTTATGGCGGCATTAGGCGGTATACTCATACCTGCTTTATTGTTTGTTGTGGTTAATATAGGCGATACTTATACTTTAAAAGGTTGGGCTATCCCTACAGCTACGGATACTGCGTTTGCCTTGGCTATTTTGATGATGTGTGGAAAACATATCCCTTCTAGTCTTAAGTTATTTTTACTTTCTTTGGCTATTTTTGATGATGTGGGTGCGATTTTAATTATTGCAATTTTCTATACAACCAAACTTTCAATATTTGCTTTTATAGTTGCAGGAATTGCTATTTTTATGATGTTGATTTTAAATATTTTAGGTATAACGCGAAAATCTTTTTATTTTATTTGTTCAATCATTCTTTGGGTAAGCGTTTTAAAAAGTGGTGTTCATGCAACTTTAGCTGGAATTATTACAGCATTTTTTATACCTATGCAAACTAAAAATGGAGAAGATTTTTTAGAAGGAATTTATGAAAGTTTGAAATTTTGGATAGTTTTTGTTATTTTGCCTTTGTTTGCTTTTGCAAATGCGGGAGTTAATTTATCAAATATAGACTTAAATGCCATTTTTTCAGGTGTTAGTATAGGTATTTTCTTGGGTTTATTTGTAGGCAAACAATTGGGGGTTTTTTTATTTTCATATCTTGCGATTAAATTTAGATTAGCAAGTTTACCTCAAAATGCAAATTTTAAGCAACTTTATGGGGTTTGTATTTTAACAGGTATTGGTTTTACAATGAGTTTGTTTATCGATGGCTTGGCATATGAAGTCAGCGATATTTTTAACTATGCGGATAATCTTGCTATTTTAGTTGCTTCGTTTTGTTCTGGAATTTGGGGTTTTATTTATCTTAAATTTTTTGCTTCACACTCTTAAGGAAATTTAATGAGATTTGTTTTTTTTGTGCTTATAATTGCTTTTTATATAGGCGGATGTAGCTTACCTCAAAATGTAAATTATACTCGAATAAATCATAATGTCGATAAAGAAGTAAGATTAAGAACTATTGCCAATGAGTGGAAAAAAACCCCTTATGTTTTAGGTGGGACGACAAAAAGGGGAGCTGATTGTTCG
It contains:
- a CDS encoding Lipoprotein releasing system transmembrane protein LolC encodes the protein MVDKFFLNELFKSIAFSYQRLFIIVLSVFIGALTCSAFLNIYFDIDTKLSKELKAYGANVIIEPKNDKELILNQDYEEAKKNLKARALTPFLYTFLNLGSTSGVVLGTDFRALKITKPFIEVKEGSFSLSDFDENSAFLGINLSKQLGLKVGNELQIYNPENGKTTKLTIKGILLSNDELDSIVLAPLSVVQNLSDTFGIQYANAVVYGNFDEINTKTKNISNENINAKPISSVSLSEGLVLDKIKALMFLIILVVLIIVTTSVNTTLSSIIFSRKKEIALRLALGAKKSEIFKLFACEYFIISLFASIIGAFCGIFLANIFGYLIFNASIDFRFKAIFIALIISLFFAFLAAFFPIKKALKINVCENLKGEQ
- a CDS encoding Putative ABC transport system ATP-binding protein, translated to MKELIQIKNLCKEFGKVKALDNINLNIYKGEWLAIMGPSGSGKSTLLNILSLMDDPSSGKYILDNEDLEQINEEQKITLRREKIGLIFQQFHLIPYLSALENVMLSQYYHSSVDEEDAKAVLEKVGLSHRLSHLPSQLSGGEQQRVCIARALINNPEILLADEPTGNLDEANEKIVLETLQKLKNEGKTIVLITHNPELAKFADRTLILQHGILK
- a CDS encoding LSU ribosomal protein L21p, yielding MYAIIKHSGKQYKVSVGDELKLDHFEAESKASIEVSEVLAINDKELKVGAPFVAGAKVVLEVINHGKDKKVVIYKKRRRKDSKLKRGFRRQFTRVVVKDIKA
- a CDS encoding LSU ribosomal protein L27p; amino-acid sequence: MAHKKGQGSTQNNRDSIGRRLGVKKFGGEFVRAGNIIIRQRGTATHAGNNVGMGKDHTIFALIDGFVKFERKDKDRKKVSVYPA
- a CDS encoding Possible lipoprotein thiredoxin is translated as MGNFRIQTYLFALIVALFFIACDSGENFKALNSDKIYNFSYNGFEKSLKLDKQTQNFALVFFTKDCGVCKEQIPILQDLAKNYDFNIFVVLGDAKDAKDAKTWADEKGLSHLALFYEKKAAKYLSGAVGEIYGVPVLSFFKESKMDEKFIGLTPYSVLENEIKKLKI
- a CDS encoding GTP-binding protein Obg — translated: MFIDSVKITLASGDGGKGAVSFRREKHVPLGGPDGGDGGNGGDIIFVCDNNTHTLVNFKGKRELRAQNGAGGMGRNKNGKKGENLELIVPEGTQVIDVQTNEVLLDLTKEGQRELFLKGGKGGLGNTHFKHATNQRPDYAQPGIKGESRLVRLELKLIADVGLVGFPNVGKSTLISVVSNAKPEIANYEFTTLTPKLGLVDVDEYNSFVMADIPGIIEGASGGKGLGLAFLKHIERTSFLLFVLDPMREMPLKEQFIVLRNELEKFSNELFGREFGIMVSKSDSVNLGEDFAEQIALNIKDLEDYLKENNNPQSFLIKVSSLEKTGLKELKFMLLEEIKKLREKREKR
- a CDS encoding Putative thioredoxin precursor encodes the protein MKKVFLFFISLFLLNACSFDTNQDQGKIGQIGAEISAKDTLGKTVKLADDKSNIKVLVFFQNGCPSCLQELPSLDKFMQEHPNKISVYAINSVDKVEVVQVLAEQLNFKNIKVLTDDLKITNDRYAVFATPTTIILKDGIIKERILGEKPWETFESKLISLL
- a CDS encoding probable periplasmic protein Cj0093 , putative, whose protein sequence is MVMKKIFLFLTILSFVWAQDDVIIYDYVPLEDVNLSSLDSVQSLKTLPHQRSKFQKVVQGNGTGESKEEALNNALIDALSQFKGVSSVNLRQEIQSIDLNFSHLGQISQKSKSILQNVSKGRIDTYKVDKIDQNGTLWQVEISAFKSLYQSDNKPKLVILNDKNKEEKYLKRALYDAFSRDENFTLLEREHDFKDENKIIKSEDSSSEEIHKLGNVLGADYILEFEILDITQTKQSKISYQNNTKASINIAYKLIFYPTRELVFSKTFNTTFTLSGDSKKEQKNWENIALFMQREMEKSLFFNTLEEDSKQEGKEKTYKLHENGGVNLGF